One Solanum lycopersicum chromosome 2, SLM_r2.1 genomic region harbors:
- the LOC138341917 gene encoding uncharacterized protein, which produces MKGVVSFGIKGKWSPRYVGPNEILQKVGKVAYVLKVSNELASVQSVFHVSVLKKCIGNPESILPIESFGVKDNLSSGEILCQILDRKVKRLRNKEVVSVQVL; this is translated from the coding sequence ATGAAAGGAGTGGTTAGCTTTGGAATAAAAGGGAAATGGAGTCCCCGTTATGTGGGTCCTaatgaaatcttgcaaaaggTTGGTAAGGTTGCTTATGTTTTGAAAGTTTCTaatgaattggcttcggttcaatcggttttccatgtttctgtgttgaaaaagtgtatcggtAATCctgagtccattcttcctattgagagttttggtgtcaaggataacctctcttctGGGGAAATCCTGtgtcaaattcttgataggaaaGTCAAGaggttgaggaataaagaggtggtttccgtGCAGGtgttatag